In Pseudomonas abieticivorans, the genomic window CCGCATAGCCCAAGTGCTTCTCCGGGCCCATGGACACCACGGCGAAGTCCAATTGATAAGCCGCCGGGCCCGGCTCAAGGCGCACCTCATGGGCAAAGCCTTCGCGCCCAAGCTGCGCCCAGACTGCTTGCGGTTCGAACGCGGTGATCAGCTTGGGCCAAGTAGCCACCACTGGGTCGGCCTGCAGCTGGAACGTGGCCCCCGGTGGCACGTAGACCCAGGCATCGATGCTCAGGGTTTGCTCGGGTGTCGTGTAGGCGGGCGCCACCCGGCGATTGGGCCAAGGCAGCCAACCCCGGTTCACCAACAGCCACAGGCCGCTGGCCTGGTCATGGAAGGGCTGTAACAACTCGACACCTGCGCGCCCCTCGCGCATGCGGTTATCCAGCAGCAGGGTGTGCTCGGCGTCGAACTGCCCGCGCAAATGCACACGCCGAAAGTCCGGATCAGCCAAGCCCTGCAACTGGCCACTGGCGATAGGTTCGGCCGCGCGATGGGCCGCGTACACCGCCAGCAACTGACGTTTTTCATCGGCACGGTCCAACTGCCAGAAACCCAGCCACACCATGGCCGGTACCAGCACAAGTACCACTAGCGTCGGCAACAAGCCGGGCCGGAAGGGCTTCAAGGCTGGCTACCTGGTGCAGTCGCTATACTGAAATACATCGCAGTTCCCCCGGAGTCTCGCCATGCTCAAAGCCGCGATCATCCTGATGTTGCTGGCTACGGTGGTCAGCCTGTTCAGTGGTCTGTTCTTTCTGGTCAAGGACGATGGCCGCTCCAACCGCCTGGTCAAGGCGCTGACCCTGCGCGTCGGCCTTGCGGTCATCACCTTGGGCCTGGTGGCGTGGGGCTTCTACAGCGGCCAACTGGTCTCGCAAGCCCCCTGGTAGCCGACTTAAAGCACGTAAACAAAGATAAACAGCCCCACCCACACCACATCCACGAAGTGCCAATACCAACTGGCGGCCTCGAAACCGAACTGGTGGTCTTGATCGAAGTGCCCGCGCATGATGCGGATCAGCATCACCGTGAGTATCAAAGTACCCATGGTCACGTGGGCA contains:
- a CDS encoding SURF1 family protein; translated protein: MKPFRPGLLPTLVVLVLVPAMVWLGFWQLDRADEKRQLLAVYAAHRAAEPIASGQLQGLADPDFRRVHLRGQFDAEHTLLLDNRMREGRAGVELLQPFHDQASGLWLLVNRGWLPWPNRRVAPAYTTPEQTLSIDAWVYVPPGATFQLQADPVVATWPKLITAFEPQAVWAQLGREGFAHEVRLEPGPAAYQLDFAVVSMGPEKHLGYAVQWFAMALTLFGLYLYFGWHNKKKEKRHGRGHEATQHT
- a CDS encoding twin transmembrane helix small protein, whose translation is MLKAAIILMLLATVVSLFSGLFFLVKDDGRSNRLVKALTLRVGLAVITLGLVAWGFYSGQLVSQAPW